The Metamycoplasma gateae genome window below encodes:
- the tsaD gene encoding tRNA (adenosine(37)-N6)-threonylcarbamoyltransferase complex transferase subunit TsaD, with translation MKIFAIESSHDDTSFAILENNNPIWMKTISQTEVHKVYGGTIPEIASRLHVKNILLLLEEFIKLESIAKNIDYIAYTKEPGLVGSLQIGYIVAQTMSRIYNIPIIGLNHLEGHFYSAFIKKELEFPALCLLVSGGHSQIMLYKNETEFEIIGETQDDAVGEVYDKVARKLELGFPGGPIIDKIWEENKEIYQGHFSIPKLDNEFDFSFSGIKTAVINHYSNLINRNEKIDIKRISTEFQNTIILYLKRNFEKAINKYNPKCVTLSGGVSANKGIRNMILGLHNNVYLPDFEYTTDNAMMIARLAYEKVKK, from the coding sequence ATGAAAATTTTTGCTATTGAAAGTTCTCATGATGATACATCATTTGCAATTTTAGAAAATAATAATCCAATATGAATGAAAACAATTAGTCAAACAGAAGTTCATAAAGTTTATGGGGGAACAATACCGGAAATAGCATCAAGATTACATGTTAAAAATATATTGCTATTGCTCGAAGAGTTTATTAAGTTAGAAAGTATAGCTAAAAATATTGATTATATCGCTTATACAAAGGAACCTGGGTTAGTTGGGTCATTGCAAATTGGATATATTGTTGCTCAAACGATGTCAAGAATATATAATATTCCAATAATAGGTTTAAATCATTTGGAAGGTCATTTTTACTCAGCTTTTATTAAAAAAGAATTAGAATTTCCTGCACTTTGTTTATTAGTATCTGGCGGTCATTCTCAAATAATGTTGTACAAAAATGAAACAGAGTTTGAAATCATAGGTGAAACACAAGATGATGCTGTTGGTGAAGTCTATGATAAAGTTGCAAGAAAATTAGAATTAGGTTTTCCAGGGGGACCAATTATTGATAAGATTTGGGAAGAAAACAAAGAAATATACCAAGGTCATTTTTCTATACCAAAATTAGATAATGAATTTGATTTTTCTTTTAGTGGAATAAAAACAGCTGTGATAAATCATTATAGTAATTTAATAAATAGAAATGAAAAAATTGATATTAAAAGAATTTCTACTGAATTCCAAAACACAATCATTCTTTATTTAAAAAGAAACTTTGAAAAAGCAATTAATAAATATAATCCAAAGTGCGTAACATTATCAGGTGGCGTAAGTGCTAATAAAGGAATTAGAAATATGATTCTAGGTTTGCATAATAATGTTTATTTACCGGATTTTGAATATACAACAGATAATGCAATGATGATTGCTAGACTAGCTTATGAAAAGGTAAAAAAATAA
- the yihA gene encoding ribosome biogenesis GTP-binding protein YihA/YsxC — MWKFIKSSTSQENWLDNPESEIVFWGRSNVGKSSLINALSKNKLAKTSSTPGRTRLINYFETDNKKIVVDLPGYGYASMSKKEQQKVSGIIDNYFRNSSVKKVVCFLIDAKVGFTAIDLEMIDYINSLNIPFDIIITKIDKANQSQKHRVKTQALTFKREINIFLVSSEKKIGLEDINEYYEF, encoded by the coding sequence ATGTGAAAATTTATAAAAAGTTCAACATCACAAGAAAATTGATTAGATAATCCTGAAAGCGAAATAGTTTTTTGAGGAAGATCAAATGTGGGAAAATCTTCTTTAATAAATGCCTTGTCTAAGAATAAACTTGCAAAAACCTCATCAACCCCAGGAAGAACAAGATTAATAAATTATTTTGAAACTGATAATAAAAAAATAGTTGTTGATTTACCAGGATATGGTTATGCAAGTATGTCTAAAAAGGAACAACAAAAAGTAAGTGGAATAATTGATAATTATTTTAGAAATTCATCAGTAAAAAAAGTTGTTTGCTTTTTAATTGATGCAAAGGTTGGTTTTACAGCTATTGATCTTGAAATGATTGATTATATAAATTCTTTGAACATACCATTTGATATAATAATAACTAAAATAGATAAAGCAAATCAGTCCCAAAAACACCGAGTAAAAACCCAAGCTTTAACTTTTAAAAGAGAAATAAATATATTTTTAGTTTCATCGGAAAAAAAGATAGGTTTAGAAGATATAAATGAGTATTATGAATTTTAG
- the rplI gene encoding 50S ribosomal protein L9 — MKVIIIKQYDKYKVNEILEVNDGFAKNFLIKNGYAQPVNKQTLANLERVKNNIAEDYAKEVEKAKELKAKIEKLTLNFFLKSNGNIVHGSITNKAIEKELSKNNIKIKPHALGKDSYNTFGKHYINVKLHNEVNAILLIQIFEEK; from the coding sequence ATGAAAGTAATAATAATAAAACAATACGATAAATATAAAGTAAACGAAATTTTAGAAGTAAATGACGGTTTTGCAAAAAACTTTTTAATTAAAAATGGGTATGCACAACCAGTTAATAAACAGACATTAGCAAATTTAGAAAGAGTAAAAAATAATATTGCCGAAGATTATGCTAAGGAAGTTGAAAAAGCAAAAGAATTAAAAGCAAAAATAGAAAAACTAACTCTTAACTTCTTTTTAAAATCAAACGGAAATATAGTTCATGGATCAATTACTAATAAAGCAATTGAAAAGGAACTTTCAAAGAATAATATTAAAATAAAACCACATGCATTAGGTAAGGATTCATATAATACATTTGGTAAGCATTATATAAATGTTAAATTACACAATGAAGTTAATGCAATATTACTAATTCAAATCTTTGAGGAAAAATAG
- the dnaB gene encoding replicative DNA helicase, with translation MDNKNVNNSRETAIANNEVSILGLLLAEPESYLKIAVLIRPEMFHFKSNQILYSAISEVYNRSKNFDLSNLLVYLEETKQTNLVNFLSMNTPEYLGYLTQNAGFFSELETYAKNLIDQYKIDKLTQLLEETKNTIDNKPFYISDLLSKIQLDIINIDISEINSSYEKIGDTANNILQQILRKEDSDIGVGLQLGFPELDECLLGLNKGDLTILAARPAMGKTAFALNIANNVAKQGKTVLFFSLEMSNPQLVQRMIAIDSKVPIYKLKTKLLDTNDQRNLSHTVDDMSGWNVFLNDKATLNISDITTLSKRFARNAKVDLVIIDYLQLIGDNSKRSQENRQLEVAKISRSLKQLGRELECPIIALSQLSRGVEKREDKTPLISDLRESGAIEQDADRIIFLHRDDYYKNKKANEVDRNSSFNENSNPADNISITNVIVAKNRHGATKTIQLGFSPEYNKFVYANLQKKHSLNFENINKIKED, from the coding sequence ATGGATAATAAAAACGTTAATAATTCAAGAGAAACGGCGATAGCAAATAACGAAGTTTCTATTCTTGGGTTATTATTAGCTGAACCTGAAAGTTATTTAAAAATTGCAGTACTAATAAGACCTGAAATGTTTCATTTTAAAAGTAATCAGATTTTATATAGTGCAATTTCAGAAGTGTATAATAGATCAAAAAATTTTGACCTTTCAAACCTTTTAGTGTATTTAGAAGAAACCAAGCAAACAAATTTAGTAAATTTTTTATCAATGAATACACCAGAGTATTTAGGATATTTAACACAGAATGCAGGTTTTTTTAGCGAGTTAGAAACATATGCAAAAAATTTAATCGATCAATATAAAATTGATAAACTTACCCAGTTATTAGAAGAGACAAAAAATACGATAGACAACAAACCATTTTATATATCAGATCTTCTATCAAAGATTCAATTAGATATTATTAATATTGATATATCAGAAATTAATTCATCATACGAAAAAATTGGTGATACAGCAAATAATATCTTGCAACAAATATTGAGAAAAGAAGATAGTGATATAGGTGTTGGACTTCAACTAGGATTTCCTGAATTAGATGAATGTTTATTAGGATTAAACAAAGGAGATTTAACAATATTAGCAGCAAGACCCGCCATGGGTAAGACAGCTTTTGCTTTAAATATTGCAAATAATGTCGCAAAACAAGGAAAGACTGTTTTATTCTTCAGTTTAGAAATGTCTAATCCTCAATTAGTTCAAAGAATGATAGCAATCGATTCAAAAGTTCCTATTTATAAATTAAAAACAAAACTTTTAGATACAAACGATCAAAGAAATCTATCACACACAGTTGATGATATGTCTGGTTGAAATGTCTTTTTAAACGATAAGGCAACCTTGAATATTTCAGACATTACAACACTTTCAAAAAGATTTGCAAGAAATGCAAAAGTTGATTTGGTGATAATCGATTATTTACAACTAATCGGTGATAATTCTAAAAGATCACAAGAAAATAGACAATTAGAAGTTGCAAAAATATCTCGCTCGTTAAAACAATTAGGTAGAGAATTAGAATGCCCAATAATTGCACTTAGTCAACTAAGTCGGGGTGTTGAAAAACGTGAAGATAAAACGCCATTGATATCCGATTTAAGAGAATCGGGTGCAATAGAACAAGATGCTGATAGAATTATTTTCTTGCACCGTGATGATTATTATAAAAACAAAAAAGCAAATGAGGTTGATAGAAATTCTTCATTTAATGAAAATTCAAATCCTGCTGATAATATTTCTATTACAAATGTTATTGTTGCAAAAAATCGTCATGGAGCAACTAAGACAATTCAGCTAGGATTTTCACCTGAATATAATAAATTCGTTTATGCAAATTTACAAAAAAAACATAGTTTAAATTTCGAAAATATTAATAAGATAAAGGAGGATTAA
- a CDS encoding YitT family protein — translation MAERQINGKSIKKIDKSVKKKKISLQQKRQAYEQKMAILNPQKVNIFNIWKKYPKKVLWMFVSAFLYNIALTVFLKKAATIASGTSSLAQIITFTAPSTSQFYGLFYVLVNLPLMFVFWRMNPRMFMVLTYYWMLFQVIVQLLFIEYSGRGSNPIVNFINQRMSFYNPVGEAKYYWDPFGLDTRVVSQLLSSEQKTEIIANILKSNYNGNNEIVLYFQNQFFAKDLELIANNLRNIDKKFIDPTVVTQVLNGTEIYGVYDGQNWPVLVYSIIGGAAEGFASIIAWRQRGSIGGTSVISNFIAYKNKKPVGNVFLMVAICFSSFSTIVIGSLEYTRNITGHVWDSDLFLVRVLGTISYLLVFSMLVNKFYPKYKKVKIEIYTKHPEIVAEQFKKIGYVHPFNIFNGVGGFSHEDFGKIETVALFLERDLILEEVKKVDKTAWITTSNIQGVSGQFDTSFVD, via the coding sequence ATGGCAGAAAGACAGATAAATGGTAAAAGTATTAAAAAAATAGATAAATCTGTTAAAAAGAAAAAAATAAGTTTGCAACAAAAAAGACAAGCTTATGAACAAAAAATGGCTATTTTAAATCCACAAAAAGTTAATATTTTTAACATTTGAAAAAAGTATCCAAAAAAAGTTTTATGAATGTTTGTGAGTGCATTTTTATACAACATAGCACTTACTGTTTTTCTTAAAAAAGCAGCAACAATTGCATCAGGAACATCTTCGTTGGCGCAGATAATAACATTTACAGCCCCTTCAACTTCACAATTTTATGGGTTATTTTATGTATTAGTTAATTTACCGTTAATGTTTGTTTTTTGACGAATGAACCCTAGAATGTTTATGGTATTAACGTACTATTGAATGTTATTTCAAGTCATAGTTCAACTTCTATTCATTGAATATAGTGGAAGAGGATCAAATCCAATTGTTAACTTTATTAATCAAAGAATGTCGTTTTATAATCCAGTTGGAGAAGCTAAATATTATTGAGACCCATTCGGTTTAGATACTCGTGTTGTTTCTCAATTATTATCTAGCGAACAAAAAACTGAAATTATAGCTAACATCTTAAAAAGCAACTATAATGGAAACAATGAAATAGTTTTATATTTTCAAAATCAGTTCTTCGCTAAAGATTTAGAATTAATTGCAAACAATTTAAGAAATATAGATAAGAAATTTATTGATCCAACTGTTGTTACTCAAGTATTAAATGGAACTGAAATATATGGTGTTTATGATGGACAAAATTGACCAGTTTTAGTTTATTCAATAATTGGTGGTGCCGCCGAAGGATTTGCTTCAATAATTGCATGAAGACAAAGAGGTTCAATAGGAGGGACATCTGTTATTTCAAACTTTATAGCTTATAAAAATAAAAAACCTGTTGGCAATGTATTTTTAATGGTAGCAATTTGTTTTTCATCATTCTCAACAATAGTTATAGGTTCATTAGAATATACAAGAAATATTACAGGACATGTTTGAGATAGTGATTTATTCCTAGTTAGAGTTTTAGGAACCATCTCATATTTATTGGTATTCTCAATGTTGGTTAATAAATTCTATCCAAAGTATAAAAAAGTTAAGATTGAAATATATACTAAACATCCAGAAATTGTTGCTGAACAATTTAAGAAAATTGGTTATGTTCACCCATTTAACATTTTTAATGGAGTAGGTGGGTTTAGTCATGAAGATTTTGGAAAAATCGAAACAGTTGCCCTTTTCTTAGAAAGAGATTTAATTCTTGAAGAAGTAAAAAAAGTTGATAAAACAGCATGAATTACTACCTCAAATATTCAAGGTGTATCAGGACAATTTGATACGTCATTTGTAGATTAA
- the mnmA gene encoding tRNA 2-thiouridine(34) synthase MnmA: MSKKVILGMSGGVDSSVSAYILKTQGYDVEGLFMRNWDSFLNNDFLGNNDIREDICPQEQDFLDAKEVAQQLGIKLHRVDFVKEYWDNVFQYLINEYKVGRTPNPDIFCNKYIKFKSFSDYAFNVLKADYIAMGHYAEAIDGELFRALDDTKDQSYFLAQLSNQQLSKAIFPLANISKNEVRKIASQLKLATASKKDSTGICFIGERRFAKFLENYIPAQPGDIIDIYTNKKVGNHQGAMYYTIGQRKGLNLGGFEKPYFVVGHDIRKKIIYVSNDDHPEYLLSDKMIAKGWNQIAKEFNFQNLTAKFRYRQQDIKCSLKVLEYNQIEVLYDETEAVTPGQQVVIYDGKKVVGAAIIDKIFYKGKEKEFL, encoded by the coding sequence ATGTCAAAAAAAGTAATTTTAGGCATGAGCGGTGGCGTTGATTCAAGTGTGTCAGCTTATATACTTAAAACACAAGGGTATGATGTAGAGGGTCTTTTTATGAGAAATTGAGACTCGTTTTTGAATAATGATTTCCTAGGTAATAATGATATAAGAGAAGATATTTGTCCACAAGAGCAAGACTTTTTAGATGCAAAAGAAGTTGCTCAACAATTAGGAATTAAATTACATAGAGTTGATTTTGTAAAAGAATATTGAGATAATGTTTTTCAATATCTTATAAATGAATACAAAGTAGGAAGAACTCCTAATCCAGATATTTTTTGTAACAAATATATCAAATTTAAATCATTCTCCGATTATGCCTTTAACGTTTTAAAAGCTGACTATATTGCAATGGGACATTATGCAGAAGCAATTGATGGCGAATTATTTAGAGCATTAGATGATACAAAAGATCAATCTTATTTCCTTGCTCAATTAAGCAACCAACAATTATCAAAAGCGATATTCCCTCTTGCTAATATTTCAAAAAATGAAGTTAGAAAAATAGCATCACAGCTAAAATTAGCCACAGCATCCAAAAAAGATTCGACAGGAATTTGTTTTATTGGCGAAAGAAGATTTGCTAAATTTTTGGAAAATTATATACCAGCCCAACCCGGAGATATTATTGATATCTATACTAACAAAAAAGTGGGAAATCACCAAGGAGCAATGTATTATACAATTGGCCAAAGAAAAGGATTAAATCTTGGTGGATTTGAAAAACCATACTTCGTTGTAGGACATGATATTAGAAAAAAAATAATTTATGTTTCAAACGATGACCATCCAGAATATCTACTTTCAGATAAGATGATTGCAAAAGGATGAAATCAAATTGCAAAAGAATTTAATTTTCAAAATTTAACAGCAAAATTTAGATATAGACAACAAGATATAAAATGTAGTTTAAAAGTGCTTGAATATAACCAAATTGAAGTTTTATATGATGAAACAGAAGCTGTTACACCAGGACAACAAGTAGTAATATACGATGGAAAAAAAGTTGTTGGTGCAGCGATAATTGATAAAATTTTTTATAAAGGCAAAGAAAAAGAATTTTTATAA
- the alaS gene encoding alanine--tRNA ligase, which yields MLTSKQIRQMWLDFFESKKHLVLESKSLIPQNDPSLLWINSGVATLKDYFSGKKVPPAKRLTNSQKSIRTNDIENVGVTARHHTFFEMLGNFSIGDYFKSEAIEFGYEFIFDVLKLEKEKIYITYFEEDLDTYNKWIELGISKDHLIKGTRDTNFWDVGQGPCGPDTEIFYDRGEKYDKRGIELLINDIENDRYVEIWNIVFSQFNNDGENNYTELATKNIDTGAGLERITSILQDAPTNFDTDLFLPIIKKTETLTKFNYDINNYFTKDLNQTKINTWFKIIADHIRASVNAINDGVSPSNVGRGYIIRRLIRRSYRSGLSLGIQEKSFLYKLVGVVKDSLIYDIDVEKVSKVIKDEEELFAKTIKEGEKLLEHELEKRGYIDSKTAFKMFDTYGFPIELTEEILKEKNIKINLNEFYEYLKEHQERSKGNIEAGMQKVINSLSLINDKISEFIGYDYLESQSKILYLLNEEEKIPKTENDESISYVILDKTPFYATSGGQNHDFGFILQNGNKLEILDVFKDKYWNHVHVVKGKINDHDLVECFVDKDKRKNYARNHSSTHIMFHALRKTYSNEIIEQLGSNIHPDYFTFDFGLDHRPTKDEIKMIEKIMSEYISMSAKRNYILTSIKNAQELGAYMTIEESEYHDANNVRVVEFENITKDLCGGTHVENSSVIENFKIVSVDSKGTGVYRLRVITSNYLVDQYLLNEILEKQKLLESLIKNNKELNPNYSISYSLDIPQTPEEKEKLLDHYEKIEEQIRETYKKLLKEKNNEIVDISVYKSELINDIKTFIIIEKDTNLLRKAIVQIREANFDSLVIGMSKISDNNYFLIVASKKYDSTKIFKNLTSNLNGKGGGNSIVSQGSININLDEESLISKIKELINA from the coding sequence ATGCTTACATCCAAACAAATTAGACAAATGTGATTAGATTTTTTTGAATCAAAAAAACATCTTGTATTAGAATCAAAATCATTAATTCCTCAAAACGATCCATCATTATTGTGAATTAATTCAGGTGTTGCAACCTTGAAAGATTATTTTAGTGGTAAAAAAGTTCCACCTGCAAAAAGACTTACAAACTCTCAAAAATCAATTAGAACTAACGATATTGAAAATGTTGGTGTCACTGCAAGACATCACACCTTTTTTGAAATGTTAGGAAATTTTTCTATTGGTGATTATTTTAAAAGTGAAGCGATTGAATTCGGATATGAATTCATTTTTGATGTTTTAAAGTTGGAAAAAGAAAAAATTTATATTACATATTTTGAAGAAGATTTAGATACTTATAATAAATGAATTGAGTTAGGAATTAGTAAAGATCATTTAATCAAAGGAACTCGTGATACTAATTTTTGAGATGTTGGTCAAGGACCTTGTGGACCAGATACTGAGATTTTTTATGATCGTGGGGAAAAATATGACAAACGTGGAATTGAGTTATTAATTAATGATATTGAAAATGATAGATATGTAGAAATATGGAATATCGTTTTTTCTCAGTTTAATAATGATGGAGAAAATAATTACACAGAATTAGCGACAAAGAATATTGATACTGGTGCAGGATTAGAAAGAATAACATCTATTTTACAAGACGCTCCAACTAATTTTGATACTGATTTATTTTTACCAATAATCAAAAAAACAGAAACCTTAACTAAATTTAACTACGACATAAATAATTATTTTACAAAGGATTTAAACCAAACTAAAATTAATACATGATTTAAAATTATAGCTGATCATATAAGAGCTAGCGTTAATGCAATTAATGACGGGGTAAGTCCTTCAAATGTTGGACGTGGTTATATAATTCGTCGTTTAATAAGAAGATCTTATCGTTCAGGTTTATCTTTAGGAATTCAAGAAAAATCATTCTTATACAAATTAGTAGGTGTTGTAAAAGATTCATTAATTTATGATATTGATGTTGAAAAGGTTTCAAAAGTAATTAAAGACGAAGAAGAATTATTTGCAAAAACTATAAAAGAAGGTGAGAAGCTTCTTGAACATGAATTAGAAAAAAGAGGATACATAGATTCAAAAACTGCATTTAAAATGTTTGATACATATGGTTTTCCAATTGAATTAACTGAAGAAATATTAAAAGAAAAAAATATTAAAATAAATCTAAATGAATTTTATGAATACTTAAAAGAACATCAAGAGCGTTCAAAGGGTAATATTGAAGCAGGAATGCAAAAAGTAATTAATTCACTTTCATTAATAAATGATAAAATTTCAGAATTTATTGGATATGACTACCTAGAATCACAATCAAAAATACTATACCTTTTAAATGAAGAAGAAAAAATCCCAAAAACTGAAAACGATGAATCTATATCTTATGTTATTTTAGATAAAACTCCATTTTATGCAACAAGTGGTGGTCAAAATCATGATTTTGGGTTCATTCTTCAAAATGGAAATAAACTTGAAATATTAGATGTTTTTAAAGATAAATATTGAAATCATGTACATGTTGTAAAAGGAAAAATTAATGACCATGATTTAGTTGAATGTTTTGTTGATAAAGACAAAAGAAAAAACTATGCAAGAAACCATAGTTCAACTCATATAATGTTTCATGCTTTACGTAAAACATATAGTAATGAAATAATTGAGCAACTAGGTTCAAATATTCACCCTGATTACTTTACATTCGACTTTGGTTTAGATCATCGTCCAACAAAAGATGAAATAAAGATGATTGAAAAAATAATGTCCGAATATATTTCGATGTCTGCAAAAAGAAACTATATTCTAACTTCAATTAAAAATGCTCAAGAACTTGGGGCATATATGACTATTGAAGAATCTGAATATCATGATGCAAATAATGTAAGAGTTGTAGAATTTGAAAATATAACTAAAGATTTATGTGGGGGAACACACGTTGAAAATTCTTCAGTAATTGAAAACTTTAAGATTGTTTCAGTCGATTCAAAAGGTACCGGGGTATATCGTTTAAGAGTTATTACTTCTAATTATTTAGTTGATCAATATTTATTAAATGAAATATTGGAAAAACAAAAATTATTAGAATCATTGATTAAAAATAATAAGGAATTAAATCCAAATTACAGTATTTCTTATTCTTTAGATATCCCACAAACGCCTGAAGAAAAAGAAAAACTTCTTGATCATTATGAAAAAATCGAAGAACAAATAAGAGAAACATATAAAAAATTATTAAAAGAAAAGAATAATGAAATTGTTGATATAAGTGTTTATAAATCTGAATTAATTAATGATATTAAAACATTTATTATTATAGAAAAAGATACAAATTTATTAAGAAAAGCAATTGTTCAGATTAGAGAAGCAAATTTTGATTCTTTGGTTATTGGAATGAGTAAAATAAGTGATAACAATTACTTTTTAATTGTTGCTTCAAAAAAATATGATTCAACCAAAATATTTAAAAACTTGACTTCTAATTTAAATGGTAAAGGTGGCGGTAATAGTATTGTTTCTCAAGGTTCTATTAATATTAATCTAGATGAAGAATCTTTAATAAGTAAAATTAAGGAATTAATTAATGCGTAA
- the ruvX gene encoding Holliday junction resolvase RuvX, whose product MRKLSLDLGSKTCGFAISDINNIIVTGLENFRFEEWHFKEVINKVKFYINESIYKNEIDAIILGYPLRMDFSKSERTKMVEKFKSRLEKEINLPIYFQDERESTIFAENILYNFGLNGKKRKEKKDVLAAQLILEDFLKLKKG is encoded by the coding sequence ATGCGTAAACTTTCTCTTGATTTAGGTTCTAAAACATGTGGTTTTGCTATTAGTGATATAAATAACATAATTGTTACTGGGCTTGAAAATTTTAGGTTCGAAGAATGACATTTTAAAGAGGTAATTAATAAAGTAAAATTTTACATTAATGAAAGTATTTACAAAAATGAAATTGATGCAATTATATTAGGTTATCCTTTACGAATGGATTTTTCTAAAAGTGAACGTACTAAGATGGTAGAAAAATTTAAATCAAGATTAGAAAAAGAAATTAACTTACCTATTTATTTTCAAGACGAAAGAGAAAGTACAATTTTTGCTGAAAATATTCTATACAACTTTGGATTAAATGGAAAAAAGCGGAAAGAAAAGAAAGATGTTTTAGCTGCTCAATTAATTTTGGAAGATTTTTTGAAATTAAAAAAAGGATAA
- a CDS encoding BC85_0335 family putative methyltransferase, with product MNDILKKHYSIFNNSSKLSPQVRTGLIISIVIVLTIAIIILFLSFLYKKKVAKKYFSPKEELEIQKIKEKNPNYGIVLHGIKKYYQNDLNDFFVCFIINTIYLNDYKYIYIDDLDNYLALSIINLANTKVFLKGDIDKKINDKLANEFPELNFSDLNSVSELNKNYDLQIILNENYDPLDLINKHTSFLNENGILIVSYNNKNKLKILKDEAKKYNLRYETLKFKNKSVILLAKNIIKEILNNK from the coding sequence ATGAATGATATATTAAAAAAACATTATTCAATTTTTAATAATTCAAGCAAATTATCTCCACAAGTAAGAACTGGCCTAATAATATCTATAGTAATAGTGCTTACTATTGCAATAATTATTTTATTTTTAAGTTTTTTATACAAAAAGAAAGTAGCAAAAAAATATTTTTCGCCCAAAGAAGAGCTTGAAATTCAAAAAATAAAAGAAAAAAATCCTAATTATGGAATTGTTCTTCATGGAATAAAAAAATACTACCAAAATGACTTGAATGACTTTTTTGTTTGCTTTATCATAAATACAATATATTTAAATGATTATAAATATATATATATAGATGATTTAGATAACTATCTTGCTTTATCAATTATAAATTTAGCTAATACAAAAGTTTTTCTAAAAGGTGACATCGATAAAAAAATAAATGATAAATTAGCTAATGAATTTCCTGAATTAAATTTTAGTGATTTAAATTCTGTTAGCGAATTAAATAAAAATTATGATTTACAAATAATTTTGAATGAAAATTACGATCCGTTAGATTTAATAAATAAGCACACTAGTTTTTTAAATGAAAATGGTATTTTAATAGTTAGCTATAATAATAAAAATAAGTTAAAAATTTTAAAAGATGAAGCAAAAAAATATAACTTAAGATATGAAACTTTAAAATTCAAAAACAAAAGTGTTATACTTTTAGCAAAAAATATTATTAAAGAAATACTTAATAATAAATAA
- the greA gene encoding transcription elongation factor GreA: MEDKKIYLTKESLEQYKKRLIFLQEEARPQVIEEIKEARNQGDLSENAEYDAARDKQAAIENEILEIQHILENAILIDEDTTGSHIVKIGSTAKLLDLKTKQVLTVTIVGALDADPFSGKISNSSPLAKAILGHKVDEIVEVEAPKKYKVKIESIM; encoded by the coding sequence ATGGAAGATAAAAAAATTTATTTAACAAAAGAGAGTTTAGAACAATATAAAAAGAGACTTATTTTCTTACAAGAAGAAGCAAGACCTCAAGTAATTGAAGAAATAAAAGAAGCAAGAAACCAAGGTGACCTTTCTGAAAATGCTGAATACGATGCAGCACGTGATAAACAAGCTGCAATTGAAAATGAAATTTTAGAAATTCAGCACATTTTAGAAAATGCTATTCTAATAGATGAAGATACAACAGGATCACATATAGTAAAAATTGGTTCAACTGCTAAATTGCTAGACTTAAAAACCAAACAGGTTTTAACAGTAACAATTGTTGGTGCATTAGATGCGGACCCATTTAGTGGAAAAATTTCAAACTCATCTCCATTAGCTAAAGCGATTTTAGGACATAAAGTAGATGAAATAGTTGAAGTCGAAGCTCCTAAAAAATATAAAGTAAAAATAGAATCTATAATGTAA